The following coding sequences are from one Verrucomicrobiia bacterium window:
- a CDS encoding polyprenyl synthetase family protein encodes MQTAPLTIPRPVPLQRIRPPKKNIPQTKIQRDHVQKAVRQYVAETQFVPPVPMEDLKVHADTLIARLKLDPIYRDYIGVLLNNEVWRETLATIPYERRLLLLPKCLRVESKCPAPFDEFGLLCKQCGLCTIQDLQSEAERLGYAVLVAEGSAIVMSLIQTGKIDAIVGVSCLSVLERAFPYMEAAAVPGIAIPLLQDDCIDTTVDIDWVWDVIHLTSDDKTRRLDLTALRNDVDTWFSTDSLMSIMGPAEGETERIAREWLGRAGKRWRPFLAVSAYQALREETTAPLPEDLKKIAVAVECFHKASLIHDDIEDNDAIRYGEKTLHEEHGTAIALNVGDLLIGEGYRLIGACSASAAQKVEMLIVASEGQRQLCQGQGAELCWTRNPGPLKSTEVLDIFRRKTAPAFEVALRLGAVYANNHEPFRDAIGKYSEALGIAYQIRDDLSDLGATGETNDIEGIRPSLLLAVASERAKGEAAAQLESWWKRQPLAGVTAQRIEALYRELKADDRANTLLETYQEEAIRALRDVENANLKGLLRRVIGKIFNEAEVQGWCSEFEEKNLARLNLSLPIITPKA; translated from the coding sequence ATGCAAACCGCGCCACTTACCATACCGCGTCCGGTGCCGCTTCAGCGGATTCGTCCGCCGAAGAAGAACATCCCGCAGACGAAGATCCAGCGCGACCATGTCCAGAAGGCCGTCCGGCAATATGTGGCCGAGACCCAATTCGTCCCGCCAGTGCCCATGGAGGATCTCAAAGTCCATGCGGATACGCTGATCGCTCGGCTCAAGCTCGATCCCATTTACCGCGATTACATCGGTGTCTTGTTGAATAACGAGGTCTGGCGCGAAACCCTAGCGACCATCCCTTACGAGCGCCGCCTCCTACTCCTGCCCAAGTGCCTGCGCGTGGAGAGCAAGTGCCCCGCGCCCTTCGATGAATTTGGCCTGCTCTGCAAGCAGTGCGGTCTGTGCACGATTCAAGATCTGCAATCTGAAGCGGAACGCCTCGGTTACGCGGTACTGGTGGCGGAAGGTTCCGCCATCGTCATGTCGCTCATCCAGACGGGCAAGATTGACGCCATCGTGGGTGTCAGTTGCCTGAGCGTGCTGGAACGCGCCTTCCCTTACATGGAAGCCGCCGCCGTTCCCGGCATCGCGATTCCGCTTTTGCAGGATGATTGCATCGATACCACGGTGGATATCGACTGGGTCTGGGACGTCATCCATCTCACGAGCGATGACAAGACTCGCCGCCTTGATCTCACTGCGTTGCGCAATGATGTCGATACGTGGTTCTCGACCGATTCGCTCATGTCCATCATGGGACCGGCGGAAGGCGAGACCGAACGCATCGCCCGCGAATGGCTTGGCCGCGCAGGTAAACGCTGGCGCCCGTTCCTCGCCGTTTCTGCTTATCAAGCTTTGCGCGAAGAGACGACTGCGCCCTTGCCGGAAGATCTCAAGAAAATCGCTGTCGCCGTAGAATGCTTCCACAAAGCCTCGCTCATCCACGATGACATCGAGGACAACGACGCGATTCGTTATGGCGAGAAGACTTTGCACGAGGAACACGGCACCGCCATCGCTCTGAACGTCGGCGATCTCCTCATCGGCGAAGGCTATCGCCTTATCGGTGCGTGCAGTGCCAGTGCCGCGCAAAAGGTTGAGATGCTCATAGTGGCCTCCGAAGGTCAGCGCCAGCTCTGCCAAGGTCAAGGTGCCGAACTCTGCTGGACGCGCAATCCCGGCCCGCTGAAATCCACCGAAGTCCTCGATATATTCCGTCGCAAGACCGCACCTGCGTTTGAAGTCGCCCTGCGACTTGGTGCCGTTTACGCGAACAATCACGAACCTTTCCGCGATGCCATCGGCAAATACAGCGAAGCCCTCGGCATCGCCTATCAGATCCGCGATGACTTGAGCGATCTCGGTGCCACTGGCGAAACGAACGACATCGAAGGCATACGTCCCAGCTTGCTCCTCGCCGTCGCCAGCGAACGCGCGAAAGGCGAAGCCGCTGCTCAACTGGAATCTTGGTGGAAACGCCAGCCGTTAGCAGGTGTTACTGCCCAGCGCATCGAAGCGCTGTATCGCGAACTCAAGGCAGATGACCGCGCGAACACGCTCCTTGAGACGTATCAGGAAGAAGCCATCCGCGCCCTGCGTGACGTGGAGAATGCGAACCTGAAGGGCCTGCTCCGCCGCGTCATCGGCAAGATTTTCAACGAAGCCGAAGTGCAAGGCTGGTGCAGCGAGTTTGAGGAGAAGAATCTCGCCCGCCTAAACCTGTCGCTCCCAATCATCACCCCGAAGGCGTAA
- a CDS encoding Tm-1-like ATP-binding domain-containing protein, giving the protein MSTIAVLGTFDTKGIEHAYVAEQIRHQGHTPLLINVGALEASQIPADITCEQVAAVGGVDLVALKARKDRGETVAAMAKAAAMMMQKLVADGKIDGVISLGGGGGTAIGTAAMRALPIGFPKLMVSTLASGNTAQYVGSKDIVMFPSIVDVAGLNRISRQILTHAAGAICGMVSTRAPKAEDKPIIVASMFGNTTIAVNHAKGILEQAGYEVLVFHSTGTGGRTMESLIESGMVSGVLDITTTEWADEVAGGFLTAGPTRLEAAARKGVPAIVAPGCLDMVNFHGPDTVPAKYQGRKFYQHNPQVTLMRTNAEENRTMGRMIAERLNLSTGPVTVLLPLKGFSVIAAPGGSFHDAAADEAFCGELKKGLRKDIPVIEMDCVVNDLAFADRCARTLLQQIEAAKK; this is encoded by the coding sequence ATGTCCACCATCGCCGTCTTGGGAACGTTTGACACCAAAGGTATTGAGCATGCCTATGTAGCAGAGCAAATCCGTCATCAAGGGCACACGCCTCTGCTCATCAATGTCGGCGCTTTGGAGGCATCACAGATTCCGGCGGATATCACTTGTGAACAAGTGGCGGCGGTCGGCGGAGTCGATCTTGTAGCTTTGAAAGCCCGTAAAGATCGCGGTGAAACAGTAGCTGCGATGGCCAAGGCGGCAGCGATGATGATGCAAAAGCTGGTGGCGGATGGAAAGATCGATGGTGTGATCTCTTTGGGAGGCGGTGGCGGTACGGCCATAGGCACGGCGGCCATGCGGGCTTTACCCATCGGGTTTCCCAAGCTGATGGTGTCAACCTTGGCGAGCGGTAACACGGCGCAATACGTTGGCTCGAAAGATATCGTGATGTTCCCGAGCATTGTGGATGTGGCGGGGTTGAACCGCATCTCACGGCAAATCCTGACTCATGCAGCGGGTGCGATTTGTGGCATGGTGAGCACACGCGCACCCAAGGCGGAGGACAAACCCATCATCGTGGCGAGCATGTTCGGCAATACGACGATAGCGGTGAATCATGCGAAGGGGATTTTGGAACAAGCAGGATATGAAGTGCTGGTATTTCATTCCACAGGCACAGGCGGGCGCACGATGGAATCGCTCATCGAATCCGGCATGGTGAGCGGCGTGCTGGATATCACCACGACGGAGTGGGCGGATGAAGTGGCGGGTGGGTTTCTTACGGCAGGGCCGACACGCCTCGAAGCGGCGGCCCGCAAAGGTGTGCCTGCGATCGTCGCGCCGGGTTGCTTGGACATGGTGAATTTCCACGGGCCTGACACTGTTCCGGCAAAATACCAAGGGCGTAAATTTTATCAGCACAATCCGCAGGTGACGCTCATGCGTACCAATGCGGAAGAGAACCGCACGATGGGACGGATGATTGCAGAACGGTTGAACCTTTCGACTGGGCCGGTCACGGTGTTATTGCCTCTGAAAGGGTTCAGTGTGATCGCGGCTCCGGGCGGTTCATTCCATGACGCGGCGGCGGATGAAGCGTTTTGTGGTGAATTGAAGAAAGGTCTGCGCAAGGACATCCCGGTGATCGAGATGGATTGTGTGGTGAATGATCTGGCATTTGCGGATCGTTGCGCGCGGACGTTGTTGCAGCAGATCGAAGCCGCGAAGAAATAA
- a CDS encoding winged helix-turn-helix domain-containing protein — protein MGKEKTSPTECVPWLKALADETRFAIMQQLINRPLSVGEVAKALGLTHYNASKHLRILREAGLIEQKIQGRVHEYTVTPDFRRRMSSEKTCLDLGCCSFQFEQKKD, from the coding sequence GTGGGTAAGGAAAAAACCAGCCCGACAGAGTGTGTGCCTTGGCTCAAAGCGCTGGCTGATGAGACGCGATTCGCGATCATGCAGCAGCTGATCAACCGTCCCCTCAGTGTGGGCGAAGTGGCGAAGGCGCTCGGCCTGACGCATTACAACGCCTCCAAACACCTTCGCATCCTGCGCGAAGCCGGCCTGATCGAGCAAAAGATCCAAGGGCGGGTGCATGAATACACGGTCACGCCTGATTTTCGCCGCCGCATGTCATCCGAGAAGACGTGCCTAGACCTGGGTTGCTGCTCCTTCCAGTTCGAGCAAAAGAAAGATTAG
- a CDS encoding GTP-binding protein, translating into METTPARYIMIGGFLGAGKTTSVLKLAHWLDDTHGLRVGLIDNDQGSQLVDTALLASHDYEVEEISGGCFCCRFNSLVEAADRLNKRTLPEVFIAEPVGSCTDLVATVTYPLRRMYGESYTIAPLSVLVDPIRAARVLGLEQGSRFSEKVEYIYRKQLEEADIIVINKRDMLSPEKLTELQAALAKSFPLAKIMTVSARTGEGLEEWFKELTETTQKPRAVMEVDYEVYADGEALLGWLNAAYTLQTEKQTDANEFLRQLAESVRRKLTAHGSEVAHFKMTLEPEDSLGDLAVLNLVRNDYVPELSMELEEPFTDAHLTVNMRAEAAPEDLQKLLADAVSETLVAFPGLTAKQEHLEAFKPGKPQPTHRDV; encoded by the coding sequence ATGGAAACGACCCCGGCCCGTTACATCATGATCGGCGGCTTTCTCGGCGCTGGCAAGACGACCTCGGTGCTCAAGCTGGCGCATTGGCTGGATGACACACACGGTCTGCGCGTGGGGTTGATCGATAATGACCAAGGCAGTCAGCTCGTGGATACCGCCTTGCTGGCCTCTCACGATTACGAAGTGGAAGAGATTTCCGGCGGGTGCTTTTGCTGCCGCTTCAATTCCTTGGTGGAAGCGGCGGACCGCTTGAACAAACGCACCTTGCCTGAAGTGTTCATCGCGGAACCGGTGGGGAGTTGCACGGATTTGGTAGCAACGGTGACATATCCGCTGCGCCGCATGTATGGGGAGTCCTACACGATTGCGCCGCTCAGTGTTTTGGTGGACCCGATCCGAGCGGCACGTGTTCTGGGATTGGAACAGGGCAGCCGTTTCTCCGAGAAGGTGGAGTATATCTACCGCAAGCAGCTCGAAGAGGCGGACATCATCGTGATCAACAAGCGAGATATGCTCTCGCCGGAGAAACTGACCGAACTGCAAGCGGCCTTGGCGAAGAGTTTCCCGCTCGCCAAGATCATGACGGTTTCCGCACGCACAGGTGAAGGGTTGGAGGAGTGGTTCAAGGAATTGACCGAGACGACCCAGAAGCCACGTGCGGTGATGGAGGTGGATTATGAAGTGTATGCGGATGGCGAGGCACTGCTGGGCTGGTTAAATGCCGCTTACACCCTGCAGACCGAGAAGCAAACGGACGCAAATGAGTTTCTGCGCCAACTGGCGGAATCGGTGCGACGCAAGCTCACCGCTCACGGCAGTGAGGTTGCTCACTTCAAGATGACGTTGGAACCGGAGGATAGCTTGGGCGATCTGGCCGTGCTGAATCTAGTGCGAAATGATTATGTGCCGGAGCTTTCGATGGAGTTGGAAGAGCCGTTCACAGATGCACATCTGACGGTGAACATGCGGGCCGAAGCGGCTCCGGAAGATTTGCAGAAATTATTGGCGGATGCGGTTTCGGAAACGCTGGTGGCATTCCCGGGATTGACGGCGAAACAGGAGCATCTGGAGGCGTTCAAGCCGGGCAAGCCGCAGCCGACGCATCGGGATGTGTAG